The Treponema sp. OMZ 790 genome includes the window CTTATAATGTTGTCGCTTTTTCCCAAAGTTTGTGTAATCGATGCGATATTGGCTACCATTTCTTCAATAGATGAAGAAGATTCGGCAACACTCGCCGCCTGCGTTTCAATACTGCTGTTAAGCTGTTTTATGGTGCGTATAATTTCTTCGACTGTTGCCGCAGTTTCCGTTACACTCGCTGCCTGAGTCAGAGCTTGCTCCTTTATGCTGTCTATGTTTGAATTGATTTCGTCTACGGCGCTGGCTGTTTGTGTCATATTGCTTGCAAGTTCATCTCCGATGAACTGCATCGTATTTGTGTTTGTCTCTACCGATTTAATCGAGTTTCCTATTTTCTCGATTGTTTGATTAAAGTATTTTGAAAGGAGTGTAACTTCATCATTGTTTGTAACGGGGAGACGTACCGTTAAGTCTCCTTCGCCTTGGGCTATGTCCTTTAAAGCTAAGACGACTTTTTGCAATGGCAGAATCATCCTGCGGGTCGTAATAAAGGTTGATACCAGTGCAATTCCTAAAAGGGTAAAGCCTGTTGCAACCATCAGGTATTGCAGACTATGTACCGTATCCAAAAAATCTTCTACAGGAGCTCTTATGACTACCATCCAGCCCGTAGATTTCATTATGGCATAGGAACCGATATTTCCTTCTCCGTTAAATGTATAATATCCTATGGAAGGTTTCTCCGACTGCATGGCCTGCTTTGCAAAGTTCGCAATTGAAACTAATGCAGGATTTGTTTTGGCGTTTTCCTGAAAATTGTCTTGATTTAAAACCAAGGTTCTGTTGCGGTGTGCTACGGCATTACCGGTTTTTCCCAAAATAAAACAATATCCTGTTCTTCCGACTGTGATATGATCTATGTCATCCGAAAGTTCTGTTCCGGGAGTATCTGCTGCAAGGACTCCGATTATTTTATTGTCATAGTCGTATACGGGAACGGAAAGAGTATTTACAAGATTTCCGTCAGTCTTTGAACCATAGGGTTCGCTTACAAACTGTTCTCCTGCCAAAGCTCTCTTAAACCATTCCCTGTCATTGACGTTAAATACCCGTCCGTCAAGTGTGTGACAATTTCCGTTTACATCGGTTATCGAGAATTCGGTTATTCTCGGGTTAAAAGCCGCTTCTTTTTTTAAATAGGCTATTTTTTCCGAATAGGGTCTATTGATGTCCCGCAGTTCGGATGCTCTGGAAGCGCTGGAAACAAAGTTTAAAAAAGAGTAAACCATTGCATCTATCAGATCTGCCGTATCTGTAGCCTTATCGGTTAAATGTATTTCTATCTTTTGAAGAATTGCCTTTCGTGCCATGAGTGTTCCGATAATTCCTTGGGTTGACACCGAAATAATAACGATTGAAGCAAAAAGAATAAGAAGTTTTTTTCCTATAGAAAAAATTTTATCTTCCGGTATTCTTTCCCGAACGCTTACTTCTTTTTTTGCGGTATTTTCCGCAATAACCAATTCCCTGTTTTTCATTTTTCCTCCTCAAAATACACTTTTAATTATGCCCTGTATAAATAGTTTACACCCATATTTCGAATAATGCAAGATTTTGTATTTGAATTTTTACAAATTATTGAATATTTTGTTAAAAATTCTGGTAAAAAAAAGTCCCCGGCGGATGCGGAGTATCCGTTGGGGTTTTAATTTGATGAACCTAAAAACAGCCGATAATTCTACTCGACCATTATAAGAGTTTTAAGATCAAACTCATACTTTTGGTCAGCGCCTCCATCGAAATGAACAGTCCTATTACCGGCATCAGCTATATTATGTATTTTATTCAATGTGGCAGCGTTTGTTCCCGATGCATCTGATAATTTAATTTGTCTGGCTTTTCCACTTTCGATTAATTCGAACTTACCTTCTTCATCAATGTTATCAGTTGTGTTCTTTAATGCAAATGTTCCGGATAGGGGGCTGTGTTTAGTTATTTTAAAGTTTAATTTTGAGTTTGTGTCTCTACCTTGAATTTCAGGCAAAGTTATACCTGTGGGTTCAATATCAATTATTTTTGAAATAAGGTGTTGATGGTGTTTGTTTTTTGTGGGGACATCCCAAGAAAGCAAGCGACACTGCTAAAAGCATAACAGTTGCAAAAAATTTTTTCATTATAATCTCCATTCAGGCACTAATATTTTTAATAAAAGCTCCGCTCTTTTAAAAACTTGCCGGGTGCCTGTACGGACTATACTATACTATCTGTCAAGTACTTAAGTTCAGGGGAAATGCCGATTGCATAGTTTTTATCATGAGGCTGATTTAAAGTTTTTCTATTTCATCTTTGCTGAGACCTGTCATACGCATAATAAAATCTGGTTCGCAATTTTCTCTCTAGTTGACGAAAGTACTTAAATATGCAATAATAAGGGAAACTAGGAGGCTTTGAATGCTAGCACTTATTATTGGTATTGTTTTAATCGCTTTTACGGTTATTGCAGCTCTCCCCATGGGATTGGCTTGGGGGCAGGATATTCTTTTATTTTTAAGAGGCGGTTTACCCATTTTTGCGGCCTTTGTCGGTCTTATTTCCGTATTTATAGGAATTGCCGATATTAAAGATAAGCAGGATGCAAGAAAAGAAGAAGCCGCTATGAAGGCTGCCGAAAATAAAGCAGAGTAAAAGCTAATAGAATATATTTCGGCATAGTTTATGCCGATTAGTTTTTGATAAAATCTAATAGGTTATTGACATATATTCTATATTTAGTTATAATATCAGAACCCACATTATCTGCATATATTTTTGTAGAAGGTATACATTAAATGAAAACTATTTTTTTAAAAGAACATGAAGCGCCGCGCTCTTGGTACGTGATTGATGCCGCCGGGAAGCCGCTTGGACGCGTTGCTGCCAAGACTGCAGCTATGCTCAGAGGAAAACACAAAGTAGGGTTTGCTCCTCATCAGGAAATCGGTGATTATGTAGTAATTATTAATGCCGAAAAAGTAGCCGTAACAGGAAATAAGGCTAAAGATAAGATGTACTATACTCACTCCGGTTATGTAGGCGGTTTGAAATCCATCAATTTTAACGGATTAATCGCAAAAAAACCCGCTGAACCCTTGATGATAGCAATTAAAGGTATGCTTCCTAAGGGACCCCTTGGAAGAAAGCTTTTAACGAATGTGAAGGTCTATGCAGGCCCCGAACATCCTCACCAAGCACAGAACCCCATAGCGGTTGAAGTATAAGGAGAGTAAAGTGAAAAATATTGGAATGGGAACAGGCCGACGAAAAACTTCGGTGGCGCGGGTATACATTCGGGATGGAAAAGGTACGTTAATGATCAATGATAAAGACATTAACGAATATTTTGCTACTCCGGAACAAATCCAAAAAGCAAAAGAACCTTTAATGGTTACTGCAGGTGAATCTAAGTATGATATTATAATCACTGTCCGCGGCGGAGGTCTTACAGGCCAAGCCGGTGCGTGTTCACACGGAATTGCAAGAGCTTTAGCTCAGGTAGATGCTTCAAATCATGCATCTTTAAAGGCTAACGGGTTGCTTACTCGTGATTCACGAATGGTTGAACGAAAGAAATTCGGTCAGCGCGGTGCAAGACGAAGATTCCAGTTCAGCAAGCGTTAATCCTTTTTCTATTGCGGATATATGCAGCACTTCTTCAGATTTGGTGAAAGTCATCAATTCTGAAGGAGTGTCTTTTGTAACAAGGCGGGTGTATTTTGATGATGATGACTTTGATAGTCTTGTTTCGGAATGCGGCTGCCCGATAAGTGAAATATCGCTAGGAGCCTTGCTCAATGCTGTAAAGATTTATGCAGCTGAATGTGCAGCCATGGGATATCTGCATCGAGCCGAGCATTCCCGCTTTCAGCTGAGTTTAAAGCTTAGGAAAAAAGGTTTTTCAGCTTCCGAGATAGATCCTGCACTGGATTATCTTGAGGAAAAGAGATACCTTGATGACGGCAGATTTGCAAGAGCTTGGCTTAACACCAGAACTGTCAGTAAGAAAGAAGGCCGCAATAGATTGGCCTCCGAGTTGGCTTTAAGAGGTGTAGGGTTTAAGGTTATAGAAAATGCACTTGACGATTTTTTTTCAGAGCATTCTGAAGAAGATATTTGCCGAAGTGCTTTAAAAAAACAATTGGTAAATGGATTGGATAAGCCAAAGTTGATGCAAAGAATGCATAGGCTTGGTTTTTCGACTGGTATTGTAAATATATGTTTGGAGGGAATTGAAAACAAAACTCATTTTTTTTGAAGTTTGTTTTATTGTTACGCTATGGGAAAAAGTGAAAGTAGACGACGTGTTAAAATGTACTCAGCCCTTGAAGTCGCAAATATTTGCGGCGTTGTAAACCAGACTGCTATTAACTGGATTAGAAACGGTTATTTAAAAGCTTTTAATACGCCGGGCGGTCAGTATAGGGTATATTATGAAGATTTGCTTCTCTTTATAAAAGAACGCGGAATGAAGATTCCCCCCGAATTGCAGGATTCATCGGATGAGGCTCACTGGAATTCAGTTATTATTATAGACGATGATAAGGTTTTAAACGAGGCAATATCTTCTTTTTTAAATAAAAGCCTTCCTAACTTGACCGTGTATCAATCATTTGACGGATTTGATGCAGGAACCCAACTCGTAAAGAATAAACCGGGTTTTGTTGTTTTGGATATTGATCTTCCGGGAGTTAACGGTAAAGAAATATGTAAAAAAATAAAAACCGATCCTTTTTTCGGCCAGCCTTATATAATCGTTATTACGGGATTGGATGACGATAGTCTGGAAAAAGAAATGAAGGAGCTTGGAGCTGATTCTTTTTTTAGAAAACCGATAGATTTTAGCGCCATATTGAGTGAGATAAATGAGGTTGTAAGCTAGAAGGGATGACCGTTGATGAAGCAAAAAGTATTATAATAAAGACGGGAAAAAAACTTTTAACGTCTAATTTGACGGTGCGTACATGGGGTAATGTGAGTGTACGTATAGACTCCGAAACTTTTGCTATCACTCCTTCCGGATACGGGTACGAGAATTTAAAACCTGAACATATAGTTGTACTTAAAGTAAATAAGCCTGAAACTTCAGGTTCCGTTAAGCCTTCTTCAGAACGCTTTGTTCATTCAAGCCTTTACAAAGCTGATCAAAATATAAAATTTATAATTCACACACATCAAAAATTTGCTTCTGCCGTTTCAGGATGTTTTTCATGCATCCCTGTTGAAGACGAAAAACTTAGCTCTGTTTTAGGAGAGACTGTGCCGATTGCAAAATATGCGCCTGCAGGCACAAAAAAAATAGCACGCCATGCGGTAAAATGTTTGGCAAAATCTTCCGGAGCGATAATTATGGCACAGCACGGAGCTCTATGCTTTGGCGAAGATGAAGATTCTGCCTTTGACAAAGCTGAGGCTCTTGAAGAACTTTGCCGAAATCTGGTCTTTTCTGAAGAGCCGGCTTTGGCTCTTGCTTACCGGCGCCATGAAAGAAAAGCCTTACTGCCTTTGATTAATTTTTATTCCAGCTGCCGTGAAGGCGATTCTTGTACGGTTTACGATAAAAATACGAATATAACCGTTTGCAAGATGGATATAAAATCGGGAAATATAACTGAGGGGCTTTTTGACTTTCAAGCCGATTTACATAGGCGCATATACGGCTCCTATCCGGATGTTAATTTTATAGAACAAAGCTCTTTGCCCGCAGCTCTTTTTGTTTCGAAAAAGCTTAATATAGATAACTGCATACCTGCTTTTTTAGATGACTTTGCTCAAATTGCCGGAGAAAATATATTTTTATTTCCTTTCTATGAAAACAGAGCCGAAGAAATGAACGGCGGAATAGTGGAGGCTTTAAAAAAACGGTCTTGTGTTTTGATAAATGAAAGCGGAGCTCTTTGTTGTGTGTCCGATAAAGATGATATTACGGCCCTAAAAGAAATCTTAGAGAAGAATCTTTTGGCCCTTGTCCTTTCATGGAAATTTAAAAATTATTTTCCGATCAGCCGTAGGAGTGCTCAAAAAATGCGGAAAGGTTATATCGGAGAGTATTCCAAAATTAGTTTGAAAATTTAGAGGTTTACATAATATGAAAAATCTAAAGAAAATATTGCTTATAGTTTTTATTGCTCTTTTATTTGCCTGTAGACGAGAAACACCTTCAGAGCTTGAAAGAGAAGAAAAATTTAGTCTAAATTACGGTTTGTTTGAAAGTGAGTTAAATCTTTTTAATTTGAACAGTACCTATTCCCGTCCCGATACGCAGATTTTAATGAAGGAAGGTATATTTTATATAGTGAATTCGGGAGGGCAAAAAATTTTAAAGCTGTCTTCATTCGGGGATTTACTTACTTTTTTTTATAATCCCGACACCAATATTGAGCCTTCTTTTATGAAAAAAGATCCGCAAGATGTAAAGGCTACAACTCGAGCCGCTATTAAATATTCCTTTAATCATCCTGCTCTTTTAACCGTAACTTCTTCGAAGCATCTTTTTGTTGTCGATTCGGTTTTGGATGAAAGAATTGAATACGACCATGAAGAAAATCTGGCTTTACGGGATATAATTTTACGGTTTGACGAAAACGGAAACTTTGTAGATTATTTGGGCCAAGAAGGCTTCGGCGGAACGCCGTTTCCCTCTATCGAAGGAATTCATACAAATTCTTCAAACGATATAATTGTTGTTTGCCGAACACAGACGAGTTTAAAAATTTATTGGTATAACAGTCAAGGAGATCTATTATATAAGATACCCATATTTTTTAATGCAATTCCGAATCCATATGAGGGTTCCGATAAAATATTTTCTTCAATAGATAAAATAATTCCCGATTTTAATAATCTTTATTTGTATATTAAAATCGATTACTATCTTGAAGAAAAGGATGCTGCAACAAAGGCTAACCTTGGTGTAAGTTACGATAAAAGTTGTCTTTATTTTCTAAATATTAAAACCGGGAAATATGATAAAAAAACGGATATAGATGCCTATGAGGCAACTGAAGTATCCGGCAACGAAAGTCTCACTTTTAAAAAAGTTTATGAGATGATAGGCATTACCGAAAATGGTTGGTGTTATTTACTGACTCCTACAAGTAAAGGCTATGCACTTGAGATTATGAATTTAAAGTCTCAAAAAAAATATAAAAAAGATTTAATTGTTTCAAGCGGTGAGATGTTTTATAATACCTTCCATGTTTCTTCCAAAGGAATTATTTCGGCTCTGCTTGCCAGGGATGATAAGGCCTTGGTTGTGTGGTGGAGGGCCGACAAAATTATCGGAGACAAGTGATGAGTGATGATGATCTATTCGAAAAACGGGATTCATCTGCGCGCGAAGTTTTTACCCGCTACAATAGAGAAGATAGAATTAAAAATGCCTCCGAAAAGGTAAAACAATTACATGATCCGGATTTTGTGCGAAGAAGAAGTTTTATAAAAAGTGTAACCGAAAATAGAGGCTTGAGATCCGTTTTTTTTGTTATAGTTGTGCTTGCGGCTATAAACATTGTTTTGTTTGTTACCCGGACCGATAAAAATAAGGGTAAGATTTACGGAGTCAAAACGGAATTAAAATCCTTTATTTATCAAAATAGAATTTTAGTAAATTTACGCTTGAGTGAAAATCTTAATTTTTTTAAAAACTCAGGAGATAGTCAAGAAAAAGACGGAGCCTTGGTAAGAGTAAACTTTATTTTTTTGGATGATGCAGGAAGCAGGTTATCGTCTTCACTTCAAACCGGTATTTATACGGGCAGTGAACTTATCTTTTCTTCACAAACCGAATCCTCAGATACAAAAAAAGTACAAGCAGAAATTTATATAAAAGAAAAACTTTTGGTTTTATCGACAAGAATAAAATGAGTATAAACAAAAAATATAAGTGCCGATTATGTAATGTATGCGACGGCAAAGCCTGTATAGGCGAACTTCCCGGAATGGGCGGCGTCTTTGAAAACTTTAACTTTATTTTAAACTGTGCCGAGTGGAAAAACTATTATACCTCTCAATCCCATCCTCTGCCGAGGCTCCGCCTTGCTCCGATTACGGGAGCTGTAGAAAATATCGGCTATGAGGACGAAAGGCAATTTTACTTTGACCTTATAGGAGCTTCGGTTAAGGCTGATTTGGCTTTGAGCATAGGAGACGGCTATCCCGACTTAAAACTTTTTTCAGGTATTGAAGTTTTAAAAAATGCAAAAAAGAAGGGAGCTGTCTTTTTAAAGCCCTATCCTCAGATGAAGCTTTTTGAAAGGATCGAAGCCTCAAAAGAGGTTGCCGAAATTATCGGAGTGGACACAGATGCTTATAACATAGTAACGATGAGGAACCTTGTTAACCTTGAAAAAAAGAACGCAAAAGATTTGGCTGCCTTAAAAAAATATGCAAAACTCCCCTTTGCAGTTAAGGGTGTTTTTACCGCCTATGATATCGAAGTTATAAAGGAGCTGAAACCCGACATTGCTATAATTTCAAATCACGGAGGGCGTATTGAAACCGATAGAGGAAGTGTTGCGGCCTTTGCCGATAAGCATTTAAAGGAAATAAAAAAATATACGGGAGAGGTTTGGGCAGACGGCGGCTTACGAAAAAGAGCAGATTTTATGGCTGCTTCATCTTTAGGGATTGAAGAGGTTTTAATAGGCCGCCCCTGCATTACCGCCCTTCTTAGAGATAAGGAAAACGGTATAAAAAATTTTATCGATTCGATTTTAAGTGAAGATTTAAATCGAGAAGCCTCGCGGTCAAGTTAAGGAGCTTTGAGAAAAGTAGTGAAAACCCGTTTAGACAGAATATTGGCCTTGAGCGGTCTCGGCTCCAGAAACGATGTAAAAAAAATGATACGCAAAAAAAACTGCTGCGTGGACGGGGTGCGTATTGTTTCTCCTTCTTTTATTTTGGACACTGATATAAATAAAATCACAATAGACGGCGAACCTCTTGTGCTTAGAACAAATATTTATCTTATGTTTAATAAGCCTCAAGGCTGTGTAACTTCGACAAGCGATCCCGTGCATAAGACCGTAATGGATTATATAAAAGCTCCCTTTGACAAGATGAAGCTTTTCCCCATTGGGCGGCTTGATATAGATACTGAAGGTCTTTTGATTATTACCGATGACGGGGAAATTACCCACAAGATTACTTCGCCCAAGTCGAGAACCGTAAAAACTTATTACCTCGAATTTAGCCGAGAGCCCTCCGCCGAGGAATTTAAAAATTACTGCGAAGAATTTGAAAAGGGAATTGTTCTAAAAAACGGCTACAGATGTCTTCCCGCGAAATTTGAAAGATGTGAAAACAAAACTGGTTCTGCTAGAAGCGGATTTTTAATGCACATAACCGAGGGGAAATTTCATCAGGTAAAAAAAATGTGCTTAAGCGCAGGCAACGAACTTTGTTACCTTCGCCGCATTGCAGTCGGCTCAATCGTTTTGGATGAAAGTCTAAAAGGCGGAGAATACCGCGAACTTTCCGCCTGCGAAATAGACTCACTGAGAGATTATTTTTGATGAGTTTTAAAGCATCTGCTTTTGCTTTAGCTGAAGATTACCCTCATAAAGCGTTTTTTGCCGGCGCGTAAAATCATCTCGCCGTCCTTGTCGAGCCTTTCTTTTTTTATAAGGACCTTGATGTCGGATATCTTTTCTTCATTTATAAAAGCTCCTCCCTGCTCGACAAGGCGGCGGGCTTCGCTCTTGGTTGAGGCAAGTCCTGCTGCGGCAAAGAGGTCAAGAACTCCGATTCCTTCGTTTAACTTTGAAAGACTCAAATTCGCTGTGGGCATGGCGTCTTTATTTCCGCCGCCCGAAAAGGCTGCTCTTGCGCCTTCTAAGGCTTTTTCCGCTTCTTCTTTTCCGTGAATAAGAGCCGTAACTTCAAAGGCTAATCTTTCCTTAGCCTTGTTTATGTCTCCTGCACAAATAGTCTTTATTTCTTCTATCGGTAAGAAGGTAAAAAGAAGCATAAACTTTTCGGCATCGGCATCGGCCGTGTTTCTCCAATACTGGAAAAAGTCG containing:
- a CDS encoding methyl-accepting chemotaxis protein, giving the protein MKNRELVIAENTAKKEVSVRERIPEDKIFSIGKKLLILFASIVIISVSTQGIIGTLMARKAILQKIEIHLTDKATDTADLIDAMVYSFLNFVSSASRASELRDINRPYSEKIAYLKKEAAFNPRITEFSITDVNGNCHTLDGRVFNVNDREWFKRALAGEQFVSEPYGSKTDGNLVNTLSVPVYDYDNKIIGVLAADTPGTELSDDIDHITVGRTGYCFILGKTGNAVAHRNRTLVLNQDNFQENAKTNPALVSIANFAKQAMQSEKPSIGYYTFNGEGNIGSYAIMKSTGWMVVIRAPVEDFLDTVHSLQYLMVATGFTLLGIALVSTFITTRRMILPLQKVVLALKDIAQGEGDLTVRLPVTNNDEVTLLSKYFNQTIEKIGNSIKSVETNTNTMQFIGDELASNMTQTASAVDEINSNIDSIKEQALTQAASVTETAATVEEIIRTIKQLNSSIETQAASVAESSSSIEEMVANIASITQTLGKSDNIIRNLADATAEGKDKVSTANDVTQKIAEESGSLMEASNVIQHIASQTNLLAMNAAIEAAHAGEAGKGFAVVADEIRKLAEESSAQGKTITSTLKNLSAEIELLADSAKTVEGKFNSIFTLAENVKEMSNTIMEAMSEQENGSKEVLTAIRNINTVTQEVKEGSSEMLKGGEGIAREMSKLDDLTRTITSRMNEMASGALQINHAVQEVQGITQKNKKSIEGLAEEVMKFKV
- the rplM gene encoding 50S ribosomal protein L13, with the protein product MKTIFLKEHEAPRSWYVIDAAGKPLGRVAAKTAAMLRGKHKVGFAPHQEIGDYVVIINAEKVAVTGNKAKDKMYYTHSGYVGGLKSINFNGLIAKKPAEPLMIAIKGMLPKGPLGRKLLTNVKVYAGPEHPHQAQNPIAVEV
- the rpsI gene encoding 30S ribosomal protein S9, encoding MKNIGMGTGRRKTSVARVYIRDGKGTLMINDKDINEYFATPEQIQKAKEPLMVTAGESKYDIIITVRGGGLTGQAGACSHGIARALAQVDASNHASLKANGLLTRDSRMVERKKFGQRGARRRFQFSKR
- a CDS encoding regulatory protein RecX, with translation MIHEWLNERNSVSAVQDEDSSSASVNPFSIADICSTSSDLVKVINSEGVSFVTRRVYFDDDDFDSLVSECGCPISEISLGALLNAVKIYAAECAAMGYLHRAEHSRFQLSLKLRKKGFSASEIDPALDYLEEKRYLDDGRFARAWLNTRTVSKKEGRNRLASELALRGVGFKVIENALDDFFSEHSEEDICRSALKKQLVNGLDKPKLMQRMHRLGFSTGIVNICLEGIENKTHFF
- a CDS encoding response regulator; the encoded protein is MYSALEVANICGVVNQTAINWIRNGYLKAFNTPGGQYRVYYEDLLLFIKERGMKIPPELQDSSDEAHWNSVIIIDDDKVLNEAISSFLNKSLPNLTVYQSFDGFDAGTQLVKNKPGFVVLDIDLPGVNGKEICKKIKTDPFFGQPYIIVITGLDDDSLEKEMKELGADSFFRKPIDFSAILSEINEVVS
- a CDS encoding class II aldolase/adducin family protein; amino-acid sequence: MTVDEAKSIIIKTGKKLLTSNLTVRTWGNVSVRIDSETFAITPSGYGYENLKPEHIVVLKVNKPETSGSVKPSSERFVHSSLYKADQNIKFIIHTHQKFASAVSGCFSCIPVEDEKLSSVLGETVPIAKYAPAGTKKIARHAVKCLAKSSGAIIMAQHGALCFGEDEDSAFDKAEALEELCRNLVFSEEPALALAYRRHERKALLPLINFYSSCREGDSCTVYDKNTNITVCKMDIKSGNITEGLFDFQADLHRRIYGSYPDVNFIEQSSLPAALFVSKKLNIDNCIPAFLDDFAQIAGENIFLFPFYENRAEEMNGGIVEALKKRSCVLINESGALCCVSDKDDITALKEILEKNLLALVLSWKFKNYFPISRRSAQKMRKGYIGEYSKISLKI
- a CDS encoding alpha-hydroxy-acid oxidizing protein, encoding MSINKKYKCRLCNVCDGKACIGELPGMGGVFENFNFILNCAEWKNYYTSQSHPLPRLRLAPITGAVENIGYEDERQFYFDLIGASVKADLALSIGDGYPDLKLFSGIEVLKNAKKKGAVFLKPYPQMKLFERIEASKEVAEIIGVDTDAYNIVTMRNLVNLEKKNAKDLAALKKYAKLPFAVKGVFTAYDIEVIKELKPDIAIISNHGGRIETDRGSVAAFADKHLKEIKKYTGEVWADGGLRKRADFMAASSLGIEEVLIGRPCITALLRDKENGIKNFIDSILSEDLNREASRSS
- a CDS encoding 16S rRNA pseudouridine(516) synthase, whose protein sequence is MKTRLDRILALSGLGSRNDVKKMIRKKNCCVDGVRIVSPSFILDTDINKITIDGEPLVLRTNIYLMFNKPQGCVTSTSDPVHKTVMDYIKAPFDKMKLFPIGRLDIDTEGLLIITDDGEITHKITSPKSRTVKTYYLEFSREPSAEEFKNYCEEFEKGIVLKNGYRCLPAKFERCENKTGSARSGFLMHITEGKFHQVKKMCLSAGNELCYLRRIAVGSIVLDESLKGGEYRELSACEIDSLRDYF